One region of Olleya sp. Hel_I_94 genomic DNA includes:
- a CDS encoding DUF6427 family protein, with protein sequence MITTIFSKSKPINFLIVFSITLIAFLLLPFKYPNLVNAETSIWTNIAVFVLVYLSILLLNFIVTKNLLSQQNNYEILLFALFFLAIPQAFLDYKIVVSNFFILLTLRRLISIRSKKDVIKKLFDSGFLIAMASLFYFWAILFFPLLFIAMLLFSETNVKYYLVPFIGFATVVVLTISFSIVVYDDYFLALNINPAVNFDFNSYNSVQFITAITMLLSFGIWSSLFYLKDIKKKMRSYRPSYKILFLACIFASIIAAFAPQKNGSELLFLFAPLAVIITNYIETIEEKWFKELFLGLLLVIPIVLLVL encoded by the coding sequence ATGATTACAACAATTTTTAGCAAATCCAAACCAATTAATTTTTTAATTGTTTTTAGTATCACACTAATTGCTTTTTTATTGTTGCCTTTTAAGTACCCAAATTTGGTTAATGCTGAAACGTCCATTTGGACCAATATCGCTGTTTTTGTATTAGTCTATTTGTCTATATTACTGCTTAATTTTATAGTTACTAAAAACTTATTATCGCAACAAAATAACTACGAAATTTTATTATTTGCGCTGTTTTTTTTGGCTATTCCGCAAGCCTTTTTAGACTATAAAATTGTTGTCTCTAATTTTTTTATCTTGCTCACATTAAGACGTTTAATAAGTATTAGATCAAAAAAAGACGTAATTAAAAAGTTATTTGATTCAGGGTTTTTAATTGCTATGGCGTCGCTATTTTATTTTTGGGCTATTTTGTTTTTTCCGCTGCTGTTTATAGCTATGTTGTTGTTTTCAGAGACCAACGTAAAATATTACTTGGTTCCGTTTATTGGTTTTGCAACAGTTGTTGTTTTGACTATTAGTTTTTCGATAGTAGTTTACGATGATTATTTTTTAGCACTAAATATAAATCCAGCAGTTAATTTTGACTTTAACAGCTATAATTCGGTGCAATTTATAACAGCAATAACCATGTTGTTATCGTTTGGGATTTGGTCGTCTTTGTTTTATTTAAAAGATATTAAAAAGAAAATGAGAAGTTACCGACCATCTTATAAAATCTTGTTTTTAGCTTGTATTTTTGCTAGCATTATTGCTGCTTTTGCACCACAAAAAAACGGAAGCGAACTCTTATTTCTTTTTGCACCTTTAGCTGTAATAATTACAAATTATATTGAAACTATTGAAGAAAAATGGTTTAAAGAATTGTTTTTAGGATTGTTATTAGTTATTCCAATAGTCTTATTAGTGTTGTAG
- a CDS encoding phenylacetate--CoA ligase family protein has protein sequence MKQFEWSLRLKGFPVNEAKKTQAIIDGFTQADYANYLSKQLQAIVAFHLEHTPFYNTLCQGIDTKDWSALPVLTKANLQQPLANRLSDKYTVKTVHKHKTSGSSGTPFEFAKDNFAHAMTWVTFMQRYSWFNIDLNTSKQARFYGIPLDTNGYYKERLKDWLGNRFRFSVFDLSDAALNKVLHKFKRTKFNYINGYTSAIVQFAKFLKRNNIVLKDVCPTLTVCIVTSEMLFDDDKKLLEIQFNIPIVNEYGAAELGLIAFEDQDDNWIVNTNHLYVEILDNNNQPVPYGQPGKIVVTDLYNRAHPFIRYELGDLGQLSIKSTLQRPILDALTGRTSDFITLPSGKIAAGLTFYYVTKTVMTKDANVKEFIVEQIKEDTFKIDYVATEALSKTQQKAVQLAVDKYLEPNLNLIFEQKAILEREVSGKLKQFRSGL, from the coding sequence TTGAAACAATTTGAATGGTCTTTACGGTTAAAAGGATTTCCTGTTAATGAAGCTAAAAAAACACAAGCTATTATTGATGGGTTTACACAAGCTGATTATGCAAATTACCTAAGTAAGCAACTACAAGCCATTGTTGCATTTCATTTAGAACACACACCTTTTTACAACACCTTATGTCAAGGGATTGACACCAAAGATTGGAGTGCCTTACCTGTGTTAACCAAAGCTAATTTGCAACAACCTTTAGCTAATAGATTATCTGACAAATACACTGTAAAAACAGTACACAAACATAAAACATCAGGCTCTTCCGGAACCCCTTTTGAGTTTGCTAAAGATAATTTTGCGCATGCCATGACTTGGGTAACGTTTATGCAACGCTATAGTTGGTTTAATATTGATTTAAACACTTCTAAACAGGCGCGTTTTTATGGTATTCCGTTAGATACCAATGGGTATTATAAAGAACGATTAAAGGATTGGTTAGGTAACCGTTTTAGGTTTTCGGTGTTTGATTTAAGTGATGCTGCTTTAAATAAAGTATTACATAAATTTAAACGTACAAAATTTAATTACATTAATGGTTACACTAGTGCTATCGTACAATTTGCAAAGTTTTTAAAACGAAATAATATTGTTTTAAAAGACGTTTGTCCCACATTAACTGTTTGTATTGTTACCTCTGAAATGCTATTTGATGACGATAAAAAACTACTTGAAATACAATTTAATATTCCTATTGTAAATGAATATGGTGCAGCCGAATTAGGGCTTATTGCTTTTGAGGACCAAGACGACAATTGGATAGTAAATACCAACCATTTATATGTCGAAATTTTAGACAATAACAACCAACCAGTCCCTTATGGTCAACCAGGTAAAATTGTGGTCACCGATTTATATAATCGTGCACACCCTTTTATACGTTATGAGCTTGGCGATTTAGGACAGTTGTCCATTAAAAGCACGTTACAACGTCCAATTTTAGACGCTCTAACAGGACGTACCAGTGATTTTATTACGCTTCCAAGCGGAAAAATTGCAGCAGGTTTAACCTTTTATTATGTGACTAAAACCGTCATGACCAAAGACGCGAATGTAAAAGAGTTTATAGTTGAACAAATTAAAGAAGACACCTTTAAAATTGATTATGTTGCTACCGAAGCCTTAAGTAAAACGCAGCAAAAAGCAGTACAATTAGCAGTTGACAAGTATTTAGAACCTAATTTAAATTTAATTTTTGAACAGAAAGCTATTTTGGAACGGGAAGTTAGTGGTAAACTAAAACAGTTTAGGTCTGGATTGTAG
- a CDS encoding glycosyltransferase family 9 protein, with protein MSKIPKHILVIRLSAMGDVAMTVPVLQALTQHYPDLKLTVLTRPFFAPFFRDLKNVEVFAIDLNKQHKGVFGLYKLSKQLKALQIDAVADLHNVLRTKILKLFFFGKKFKQIDKGRSEKKALVNGQNFHPLKSTHQRYADVFKALGFKFSLDNPSFPGKQPLPNTILNKVNNQNTKQWIGIAPCAQYTSKMYPLDQMLEVINILKKSYIIFLFGGKADQAKLDSLAANSEAVINVAGQYNLNQELDLISNLDVMISMDSGNAHLAAMLGVKVITIWGVTHPYAGFAAFNQPKSYNITPDKMLYPKLPTSIYGNKYPEDYKNVAGSIQPKQITEKVTAVLNA; from the coding sequence ATGTCCAAAATACCAAAGCATATTTTAGTAATACGTCTCTCTGCAATGGGAGACGTTGCTATGACTGTTCCTGTTTTACAAGCGTTAACACAACATTATCCAGACCTTAAATTAACCGTTTTAACACGTCCGTTTTTTGCTCCTTTTTTCAGAGATTTAAAAAATGTTGAGGTTTTTGCAATTGATTTAAACAAACAGCACAAAGGTGTTTTTGGATTATATAAACTATCCAAGCAACTAAAAGCATTACAAATAGATGCTGTTGCAGATTTACATAATGTTTTAAGAACTAAGATTTTAAAACTTTTTTTCTTCGGAAAAAAATTTAAACAAATAGATAAGGGTCGAAGCGAAAAGAAAGCACTTGTCAATGGACAAAATTTTCATCCTTTAAAAAGTACGCACCAACGTTATGCAGACGTTTTTAAAGCGTTAGGTTTTAAGTTTAGTTTAGATAACCCAAGTTTTCCTGGTAAACAACCACTTCCTAATACAATCTTAAACAAAGTAAATAACCAAAACACAAAGCAATGGATTGGTATTGCGCCTTGTGCACAATATACATCCAAAATGTATCCATTGGATCAGATGCTAGAGGTTATTAATATATTAAAGAAGAGTTATATTATTTTTCTGTTTGGTGGTAAAGCAGATCAAGCTAAACTAGACTCATTGGCAGCAAATAGTGAAGCTGTAATAAATGTTGCAGGTCAATATAATTTAAACCAGGAGTTAGATTTAATATCTAACTTGGATGTAATGATAAGCATGGATTCTGGTAATGCGCACTTGGCAGCTATGCTTGGTGTTAAAGTGATTACTATTTGGGGAGTTACGCATCCTTATGCTGGTTTTGCAGCTTTTAATCAGCCTAAAAGTTATAATATTACACCAGACAAAATGTTGTATCCTAAATTACCGACTTCTATTTACGGTAATAAATATCCAGAAGATTATAAAAATGTCGCTGGAAGTATACAACCTAAACAAATTACAGAAAAAGTTACTGCTGTTTTAAACGCATAA
- the purD gene encoding phosphoribosylamine--glycine ligase — translation MNILILGSGGREHTIAWKLKQSQKCSSLFVAPGNSGTAQIAKNVPVSVTDFEAIKEVVLNNKITMVVVGPEDPLVLGIHDFFLADNALKNVAVIGPQQAAATLEGSKEFAKQFLYRHNIPTAAYQSFNKDTVEDGYAFLETLNPPFVLKADGLAAGKGVVILNNIDQAKAELKSMLVDAKFGQASTKVVIEEFLDGIELSCFVLTDGKNYKILPTAKDYKRIGEGDTGLNTGGMGAVSPVPFANQAFLDKVEEQVVKPTIAGLQKDNLPYKGFVFIGLIKVGEEPKVIEYNVRLGDPETEVVLPRLKNDLVEVFQAIANQTLDQITIEVDPRAATTIMLVSGGYPEAYEKGKVITGLENIEDSIVFHAGAQNKDGGIVTSGGRVMAITSYGDTYQEAIKKSYQSIDKLNFDKMNYRKDIGFDL, via the coding sequence ATGAATATTTTAATTTTAGGATCAGGAGGAAGAGAACATACTATTGCATGGAAGCTTAAACAAAGCCAAAAATGTAGCTCGCTTTTTGTAGCACCAGGAAATTCTGGAACAGCACAAATAGCTAAAAATGTACCTGTTAGTGTAACCGATTTTGAAGCCATAAAAGAGGTGGTTTTAAATAATAAAATTACTATGGTAGTGGTTGGTCCTGAAGATCCTTTAGTATTAGGTATTCATGATTTTTTCTTAGCAGATAACGCACTTAAAAACGTAGCGGTAATTGGACCACAACAAGCAGCTGCGACTTTAGAAGGTAGTAAAGAGTTTGCAAAACAGTTTTTATACAGACATAACATACCAACAGCAGCTTACCAAAGCTTTAATAAAGACACTGTGGAAGATGGCTACGCGTTTTTAGAAACCTTAAATCCGCCATTTGTACTTAAAGCAGATGGATTAGCAGCAGGTAAAGGTGTTGTTATTTTAAATAATATTGATCAGGCTAAAGCCGAATTAAAAAGCATGCTTGTGGATGCTAAGTTTGGGCAAGCAAGTACTAAAGTGGTTATCGAAGAATTTTTGGACGGAATAGAGTTAAGTTGTTTTGTGCTAACCGATGGTAAAAATTATAAAATCCTACCAACTGCTAAAGATTACAAGCGTATTGGCGAAGGTGATACAGGCTTAAATACAGGCGGAATGGGAGCAGTGTCTCCTGTACCTTTTGCTAACCAAGCATTTCTAGATAAAGTGGAAGAGCAAGTGGTTAAACCAACGATTGCAGGTTTACAAAAAGATAATTTACCATACAAAGGGTTTGTGTTTATTGGATTGATAAAAGTAGGAGAAGAGCCTAAGGTTATCGAGTACAACGTGCGTTTGGGTGATCCTGAAACCGAAGTCGTTTTACCAAGACTTAAAAACGATTTAGTTGAGGTTTTTCAAGCAATTGCTAATCAAACGTTAGATCAAATTACTATTGAGGTAGACCCAAGAGCAGCAACTACAATTATGTTAGTTTCTGGTGGTTATCCTGAAGCTTATGAAAAAGGAAAGGTCATTACAGGTCTAGAAAATATTGAAGACTCTATCGTGTTTCATGCAGGCGCACAAAACAAAGATGGTGGTATTGTAACCTCAGGTGGTCGTGTTATGGCAATAACTAGTTATGGCGATACGTACCAAGAGGCCATAAAAAAATCTTACCAAAGTATAGATAAACTAAACTTTGATAAGATGAATTATAGAAAAGATATAGGATTTGACCTATAA
- the upp gene encoding uracil phosphoribosyltransferase, whose translation MHIHNLSEQNSILNQFIAEIRDVSVQNDSMRFRRNIERIGEILGYELSKALEFETRTITTPLATITTETPKNDVVLCSILRAGVPLHNGLLNYFDKSENAFISAYRHHLDNPESFEIVVEYLACPDLTGKTLILADPMLATGQSLIATYKALEPFGKPKNVHIVAAIGAEPGVDYLKNNLPEDTNLWIAAIDKSLNNKGYIVPGLGDAGDLAFGAKLQH comes from the coding sequence ATGCATATTCATAATCTATCTGAACAAAATTCTATTTTAAATCAATTTATTGCTGAAATCAGAGACGTTTCTGTCCAAAACGATAGTATGCGTTTTAGAAGAAATATTGAGCGTATTGGAGAAATTTTAGGCTACGAATTAAGTAAAGCTTTAGAATTTGAAACCAGGACTATTACAACGCCTTTAGCAACGATAACAACAGAAACTCCAAAAAACGATGTGGTTTTATGCTCAATACTTAGAGCTGGAGTCCCATTACATAATGGTTTACTAAACTATTTTGATAAATCAGAAAATGCATTTATATCTGCCTACAGACACCATTTAGATAATCCTGAATCTTTTGAAATAGTTGTCGAGTATCTAGCGTGTCCAGATCTTACAGGTAAAACATTAATACTTGCAGACCCTATGTTAGCCACAGGACAATCTTTAATTGCGACTTATAAAGCTTTAGAGCCTTTTGGAAAACCAAAAAACGTGCATATAGTAGCTGCAATTGGTGCAGAACCTGGTGTTGATTATTTAAAAAATAATTTACCAGAAGACACTAATCTGTGGATTGCTGCAATAGATAAAAGCTTAAATAATAAAGGTTATATCGTTCCTGGATTAGGAGATGCTGGCGATTTAGCTTTTGGTGCCAAACTACAACACTAA
- a CDS encoding DUF6341 family protein: MKDFFEAIASLFVDVLFAPYDALRALELENWWAANFMSWIFIIIGFVAFIYWMLQLKGYAANNEEDKSISSHSYL, from the coding sequence ATGAAAGATTTTTTTGAAGCTATAGCAAGCCTTTTTGTTGACGTATTATTTGCTCCTTATGACGCATTAAGAGCCTTAGAACTAGAAAACTGGTGGGCAGCAAACTTTATGTCATGGATATTTATCATCATTGGTTTTGTAGCGTTTATTTATTGGATGTTACAATTAAAAGGTTACGCAGCTAACAACGAAGAAGATAAAAGTATCTCTTCACACTCATATTTATAA
- a CDS encoding DUF4254 domain-containing protein, which produces MFTDTANKIFQDVIKKYHIINTVDQPFTNIYDKSTHLLEHLLYRKCWIDTVQWHYEDIIRDPQIDPVAALTLKRKIDASNQDRTDMVEYIDSYFLEQYKDVTPKSDATINTESPAWGVDRLSILALKVYHMEEEATRADASASHKAACQTKLDILLEQRVDLSTAIDTLLSDIQNGDKYMKVYKQMKMYNDDELNPVLRNQK; this is translated from the coding sequence ATGTTTACAGATACAGCAAATAAAATATTCCAGGACGTTATAAAAAAGTACCATATCATTAATACGGTAGACCAACCGTTTACTAATATTTATGACAAAAGCACGCACTTATTAGAACACCTTTTATACCGTAAATGTTGGATAGATACTGTACAATGGCATTATGAAGATATTATTCGTGATCCACAAATAGATCCAGTTGCTGCATTAACTTTAAAACGTAAAATTGATGCCTCTAACCAAGACAGAACAGATATGGTAGAATATATTGATAGCTATTTTTTAGAGCAATATAAAGACGTGACACCTAAAAGTGACGCGACTATTAATACAGAAAGTCCTGCTTGGGGAGTTGATAGATTATCTATCCTGGCACTAAAAGTATACCACATGGAAGAGGAAGCAACTAGAGCAGATGCGTCAGCCTCTCATAAAGCTGCTTGCCAAACTAAATTAGATATTTTATTAGAACAACGCGTGGATTTAAGCACTGCTATTGATACCTTATTATCGGATATCCAAAATGGCGATAAGTACATGAAAGTATATAAGCAAATGAAAATGTATAATGACGACGAGCTTAACCCTGTTTTAAGAAATCAGAAATAA
- a CDS encoding ferredoxin--NADP reductase, translating into MSQFNTLTISDITRQTDQCVTLTFNVPDNLKQDYAFKAGQYITLKTKINDAEVRRDYSLCSSPSSGILTVAVKAVPNGTFSTYANSSLKAGDTLDVAKPQGRFVFEPKASEERTIAAFAAGSGITPILSIAKTVLEQEPKSHFVLVYGNKTVNDTIFLADILALHHQYPERFYVQFLYSQSQEENALFGRIEKSTVNLIVKNKYKHVTIDAFYLCGPEAMINTVKEVLVENNIAENTIHFELFTAATQNTTTTVEATHGNTQITVTVDDESETFTMSQKQTVLEAALKQDLDAPYSCQGGVCSSCIARVTDGKAVMRQNNILTDAEVAEGLILTCQAHPTTPTLVVDYDDV; encoded by the coding sequence ATGTCTCAATTTAATACACTAACTATTTCGGATATCACACGTCAAACAGACCAATGTGTTACGTTGACTTTTAATGTGCCAGATAATTTAAAACAAGACTACGCCTTTAAAGCAGGTCAATATATTACACTAAAAACTAAAATTAACGATGCAGAAGTAAGACGTGATTACTCATTATGTTCTTCTCCGTCAAGCGGAATACTAACCGTTGCGGTTAAAGCAGTACCAAACGGAACCTTTAGTACTTATGCCAACAGCAGTTTAAAAGCTGGTGACACATTAGACGTTGCAAAACCACAAGGACGTTTTGTTTTTGAACCAAAAGCATCTGAGGAACGTACCATAGCAGCATTTGCAGCAGGAAGCGGAATTACACCAATTTTAAGTATTGCGAAAACAGTATTAGAGCAGGAACCTAAAAGCCACTTTGTATTAGTTTACGGTAACAAAACGGTTAATGACACTATATTTTTAGCAGATATTTTAGCCTTACACCATCAATATCCAGAGCGTTTTTATGTACAATTTTTATATAGCCAATCTCAAGAAGAGAACGCTTTATTTGGACGTATCGAAAAAAGTACCGTTAACCTTATTGTAAAAAATAAATATAAACATGTAACAATAGATGCTTTTTACCTTTGTGGTCCAGAAGCAATGATTAACACGGTAAAAGAGGTATTAGTTGAAAATAATATTGCCGAAAACACTATTCATTTTGAATTATTTACTGCTGCTACCCAAAATACAACAACCACTGTAGAAGCAACTCATGGTAACACACAAATAACAGTGACAGTGGATGACGAGTCGGAGACCTTTACTATGTCTCAAAAACAAACTGTATTAGAAGCTGCTTTAAAACAAGACCTAGATGCACCATATTCTTGTCAAGGTGGTGTTTGCAGTAGCTGTATTGCAAGAGTTACAGATGGTAAAGCAGTCATGAGACAAAACAACATACTTACAGATGCCGAAGTGGCTGAAGGCTTAATATTAACCTGTCAAGCACATCCTACAACACCAACATTAGTTGTAGATTATGATGATGTTTAG